A single Thunnus thynnus chromosome 6, fThuThy2.1, whole genome shotgun sequence DNA region contains:
- the asb8 gene encoding ankyrin repeat and SOCS box protein 8: protein MSSTMWYIMQSIQSKYSLSERLIRTIAAIRSFPHDNVEDLIRKGADVNRMHGTLKPLHCACMVADADCVELLLEKGAEVNALDGYNRTALHYAAEKDESCVELLLEYGAQPNALDGNKDTPLHWAAFKDNPECVRALLESGACPNARDYNNDTPLSWAAMKGNLESVKVLLDYGAQVHVTNLKGQTPISRLVALLARGLGTEQEEECLELLCRAAGRFEIRRADGTLPRELSKDPQLLARLTNMVAHAPTLRSLARCAVRQSLGVQFLPTAVKELPLPETIKDYLLLRD from the exons ATGAGCTCTACTATGTGGTACATCATGCAAAGCATTCAAAGTAAATACTCCTTGTCCGAGCGGCTCATCCGCACCATCGCAGCCATCCGCTCATTCCCACACGACAATGTGGAGGATCTCATTCGTAAG GGAGCCGATGTGAACCGGATGCATGGCACACTTAAGCCCCTGCACTGTGCCTGTATGGTCGCTGATGCTGACTGtgtggagctgctgctggagaagGGGGCAGAG GTAAACGCTTTGGATGGATATAACCGCACAGCATTGCATTATGCAGCAGAGAAGGATGAGAGCTGCGTGGAGCTGCTGTTGGAATATGGGGCCCAGCCAAATGCCCTGGATGGCAACAAGGACACTCCACTTCACTGGGCTGCCTTCAAAGATAACCCAGAGTGTGTAAGAGCCCTGCTGGAGAGCGGGGCCTGTCCCAATGCCCGGGACTATAACAATGACACACCTTTGAGCTGGGCAGCAATGAAGGGCAACCTGGAGAGTGTCAAAGTGCTATTAGACTACGGAGCCCAGGTCCATGTGACCAACCTGAAGGGCCAGACCCCTATTTCCCGACTGGTGGCCCTGTTGGCCCGGGGCCTGGGCACTGAACAGGAGGAAGAGTGCCTGGAGCTGCTGTGCCGGGCAGCAGGGCGGTTTGAGATCCGACGAGCTGACGGCACCCTTCCCAGGGAGCTTAGTAAGGATCCCCAGCTGCTGGCGAGGCTTACCAACATGGTGGCTCACGCTCCCACACTTCGCTCTCTGGCACGCTGCGCTGTCCGGCAGAGTCTCGGAGTGCAGTTCCTCCCTACTGCTGTTAAAGAGCTTCCTTTACCAGAGACTATCAAAGACTATCTACTGCTGAGAGACTGA